From the genome of Biomphalaria glabrata chromosome 1, xgBioGlab47.1, whole genome shotgun sequence, one region includes:
- the LOC106071387 gene encoding uncharacterized protein LOC106071387, with amino-acid sequence MASYWRSPYNKPNLTSKKQDSNLPAHSDYEDYSRMTNIENVARFHWLGYGATYSAYRTTHSAITRQSSSQIKGILKSPSEQDVNDYEKMSLYSTSNLSSLGTSAHSKKDKKKVTFVEKSSEDDDSPSGVSNLQETNISSTYQPKLKLSQTLDESTKYNLKKLLGHYSATNWPSVRGKVTLVKSPAQSPSNTNGQCRHSAHLKCSWCFKKNSEDKTNKELLGDWPVTNDSNSAKNDTEHSEISPTYKNSNISVNDPNASGLRDAESPVKTSEQGFYQTPQAYRPWSKTLAYLPHRKSSFTFQNDNSNQSTQDSPASPPQQSFEVLSKLTVTTDGKIRPVKTDPAENIHLLHKIANYPRTESYVVHSFKLNQNKPSTKVVNKGITTELPKDLLFPKFTFTKQWTFPKSRENEDQTVSVTMVSNTSTTNV; translated from the coding sequence CAGCTCATTCTGATTACGAAGATTACAGTAGGATGACTAACATAGAGAACGTGGCGAGATTTCATTGGCTGGGTTATGGTGCAACGTACTCAGCATACAGAACTACACACTCCGCCATCACTAGGCAGAGCAGCTCTCAGATTAAAGGGATTCTCAAATCACCAAGTGAGCAAGATGTGAATGACTATGAAAAGATGAGCCTGTACTCAACTTCGAACCTTTCCAGTTTGGGAACCTCGGCGCATTCTAAAAAGGACAAGAAGAAAGTAACTTTCGTCGAAAAGAGTTCGGAAGATGATGATTCCCCCTCAGGTGTCTCAAACCTTCAAGAGACGAACATCTCCTCCACGTACCAGCCTAAGCTAAAGTTGAGCCAGACTCTGGATGAATCCACTAAATACAATCTCAAGAAACTATTAGGACATTACAGTGCCACTAACTGGCCGAGTGTTCGTGGAAAGGTAACACTAGTTAAGAGTCCAGCCCAGAGTCCATCGAATACCAATGGTCAATGTAGACATAGTGCTCACTTAAAGTGTTCTTGGTGTTTCAAGAAAAACTCAGAAGATAAAACCAACAAAGAATTACTTGGCGACTGGCCAGTAACTAATGATTCTAATAGCGCGAAAAATGACACGGAACATAGTGAAATATCTCCAACGTATAAAAACTCAAACATTAGTGTCAATGATCCGAACGCTTCAGGGCTTCGGGATGCTGAGTCACCAGTAAAAACCTCGGAACAAGGTTTTTATCAAACCCCGCAAGCTTATAGGCCGTGGTCTAAGACATTGGCCTATTTACCACATAGAAAAAGCTCTTTTACATTTCAAAACGATAATTCCAACCAATCAACCCAGGATTCTCCAGCATCACCACCACAACAGAGCTTTGAAGTTTTATCTAAACTGACCGTCACAACGGATGGTAAAATTAGGCCCGTCAAGACAGACCCCGCAGAAAACATTCATTTATTACACAAGATTGCCAATTATCCGAGAACTGAAAGCTACGTAGTTCATAGCTTTAAACTGAACCAGAATAAACCATCCACAAAAGTTGTCAACAAAGGAATAACTACTGAACTGCCCAAAGATTTGCTGTTTCCAAAATTtacttttacaaaacaatggacATTTCCAAAATCAAGAGAGAACGAAGATCAGACTGTGAGTGTAACAATGGTATCTAACACTTCCACGACCAATGTATGA